One stretch of Balneola sp. MJW-20 DNA includes these proteins:
- a CDS encoding sensor histidine kinase, with protein MQFSKIFNGRLLMYLIFWAVSFYVCLELFSRNNEIQLIDVIYAFLFHIPMVFAVTVHSLHHIQNFLAKQRFLVYGFMLFFLVIATFFLYEFTFGPLSKWLFPDFYLVGVFSPAEVLGFTLIYLILSSSLEFSRTWFGEIKARTRVAELETEKTLSELKALRAQVNPHFLFNSLNAIYGESLKGSDKTPKLILQLSDMLRYVLDKMDLDKVPLEEEVTYLKNYIDMQKRRLDHPEKVQFNVVGEIAENEISPLLLINFLENCFKHADLQDVNGFITIDLRVNDGSLELSTRNTILKQIDTLDSGTGLGIGNAQKRLELAYPDAYTLNLSDDGTLYELNLRMNLLA; from the coding sequence ATGCAGTTCAGTAAGATCTTTAACGGGAGACTGCTCATGTACCTGATATTCTGGGCAGTCTCTTTTTATGTTTGTTTAGAGCTATTCTCACGGAACAACGAGATACAGCTCATTGATGTGATCTACGCCTTCCTGTTCCATATCCCTATGGTATTTGCTGTAACGGTCCACTCCCTCCATCATATACAGAATTTCCTGGCAAAACAGCGCTTTTTGGTATACGGATTTATGCTTTTTTTTCTGGTTATTGCCACCTTTTTCCTCTATGAATTCACTTTCGGACCTCTATCAAAATGGTTGTTTCCGGATTTCTATCTGGTGGGGGTCTTCAGCCCGGCGGAAGTGCTGGGTTTTACACTGATCTATCTGATACTCAGCTCTTCCCTGGAGTTTTCCCGAACCTGGTTCGGTGAGATAAAGGCTCGTACAAGAGTTGCAGAACTGGAAACTGAAAAGACTCTTTCCGAACTCAAAGCCCTTCGGGCACAGGTAAATCCGCACTTTTTATTCAATTCACTGAATGCCATATACGGTGAATCTCTAAAAGGGTCTGATAAAACACCCAAGCTTATCCTTCAGCTATCGGATATGTTACGATATGTGCTTGATAAGATGGATCTGGACAAAGTCCCATTGGAAGAGGAAGTTACCTATCTTAAAAATTATATAGATATGCAGAAACGGCGTCTAGATCATCCGGAGAAAGTGCAGTTTAATGTTGTTGGTGAAATTGCCGAAAACGAAATCTCTCCACTGCTGCTTATCAATTTCCTGGAAAACTGTTTTAAGCATGCAGACCTGCAGGACGTAAACGGATTTATTACTATCGATCTCAGGGTTAATGATGGTTCGCTTGAATTAAGTACACGAAATACCATACTAAAGCAGATCGACACCTTAGATAGCGGCACCGGACTTGGTATCGGAAATGCACAAAAAAGGCTGGAGCTGGCTTATCCTGATGCTTATACCCTGAACCTGTCTGATGACGGTACTTTATATGAACTCAATCTCAGAATGAATCTGTTAGCATGA
- a CDS encoding LytR/AlgR family response regulator transcription factor, whose translation MKCLIIDDEPAARDILRTYIDDAQELILAGSCANALEARSWLENNDADLLFVDINMPKLSGLSFIKTLSDPPLIILTTAYSEHALDGFELGVIDYLLKPFSFERFLQAVDKAGKQSRQKRSNESPSVTIKADGKLFRVLIKNILCAESKGDYITLHTSDKMITFYSTLTRFLEECPVEDLIRVHRSWLVNLNNIDYVEGNMIRIKEKSIPIGSSYKDEFMERYR comes from the coding sequence ATGAAGTGTCTAATTATAGATGACGAACCGGCTGCCCGCGATATTCTCCGGACTTATATTGATGATGCACAGGAGCTCATACTGGCAGGTTCCTGTGCTAATGCTCTTGAGGCCCGCAGCTGGCTGGAAAATAATGATGCTGACCTGCTCTTTGTGGACATCAATATGCCCAAATTATCCGGTCTCAGTTTTATAAAGACCCTCAGTGATCCTCCGCTTATCATTCTCACTACTGCCTACTCAGAACATGCCCTGGACGGCTTTGAGCTGGGTGTGATTGATTATCTCCTGAAACCTTTTTCATTTGAGCGTTTCCTCCAGGCAGTGGATAAAGCCGGGAAGCAAAGCCGGCAAAAACGATCGAATGAAAGCCCCTCGGTTACTATAAAAGCCGATGGCAAGCTATTCCGGGTCCTGATAAAGAATATTTTATGTGCTGAATCTAAGGGGGATTATATTACACTTCATACTTCAGATAAAATGATCACCTTTTATAGCACCCTGACCCGTTTCCTTGAAGAGTGCCCGGTAGAGGACCTGATCCGTGTGCATCGCTCATGGCTGGTTAATCTTAACAATATCGACTATGTGGAAGGAAATATGATCCGGATTAAAGAAAAATCTATTCCTATCGGCAGTTCTTATAAAGATGAGTTCATGGAACGCTATCGTTGA
- a CDS encoding YaiO family outer membrane beta-barrel protein — protein MRHTIALSLIILALGILKTTMAQVSQDPDELYRLARIEAFENKNYPKAIEFAEKALAIAPDYTELKVFLGRVYYWDGMTERALRILSDVIQSAPDQILARSSLADIYIETKQYKEAVRVLKPGIERSPTNTDFLFKAGYAEELAGDQKEAMRYYRQVEELQPTYPFLSDRIKGLGTQQYRWTATTELSYTALSNNFDPWKLGELRISRRTSLGAFGGSFQYGERFRLQDQELELFAYPVINQKTYAYLAAAFSSNEFFPEYRFGTALYRALPNRIEVGLGYNYFSFSAGNVNVINASILKFTTRYRFNARLFYALSEQNNSLTGLLYARRYIQSTNNFIELRAGYGSAAVEFNSAADIDRLNSYEAGIQGQWQFSRRFRGRLDLGYFNEEFRQNTSRNRYQFMISVDYLF, from the coding sequence ATGCGGCATACTATAGCGCTTAGTTTGATTATTCTGGCTCTCGGCATTCTGAAAACCACAATGGCTCAGGTCAGTCAAGACCCGGATGAATTATACCGCCTGGCTCGAATTGAAGCTTTTGAAAACAAAAATTATCCCAAGGCTATAGAATTCGCTGAGAAAGCACTGGCTATTGCTCCGGATTATACCGAGTTGAAGGTGTTTCTCGGACGGGTCTATTACTGGGATGGTATGACTGAGCGTGCACTCAGGATTTTATCTGATGTGATTCAAAGTGCCCCTGATCAAATCCTGGCCAGGAGTAGTCTTGCAGATATTTATATTGAAACTAAACAGTATAAGGAAGCAGTACGTGTGCTTAAGCCAGGTATTGAGCGTTCTCCCACCAATACGGATTTCCTTTTCAAGGCAGGATACGCAGAAGAACTCGCGGGTGATCAGAAAGAGGCTATGCGTTATTACCGGCAGGTTGAAGAATTACAACCCACTTATCCTTTTTTATCCGATCGCATCAAGGGTCTGGGTACCCAGCAGTACCGATGGACTGCAACTACAGAACTGAGCTATACTGCACTGTCCAATAATTTTGACCCCTGGAAGCTGGGTGAGCTACGCATCTCACGAAGAACTTCTTTAGGAGCCTTCGGAGGAAGTTTTCAATATGGAGAACGATTCCGTCTTCAGGATCAGGAACTTGAACTATTTGCCTACCCGGTGATCAACCAGAAAACCTATGCATACCTTGCTGCCGCTTTTTCCTCTAATGAATTCTTTCCGGAATATCGCTTTGGAACCGCATTATACCGGGCACTTCCCAACAGGATCGAGGTGGGCCTGGGCTATAATTATTTTTCCTTTTCAGCCGGGAATGTGAACGTGATCAATGCTTCCATTTTAAAATTTACGACCCGCTATCGTTTCAATGCTCGTTTATTCTATGCACTTAGTGAACAGAATAACAGTCTGACCGGCCTGCTTTATGCACGCCGATATATACAATCGACCAATAATTTTATTGAACTAAGGGCAGGATATGGTTCTGCGGCAGTGGAATTCAATTCAGCAGCCGATATTGATCGGTTAAATTCATATGAGGCCGGCATTCAGGGACAATGGCAATTCAGCAGGCGGTTTCGGGGCAGGCTTGATCTGGGTTATTTTAATGAAGAGTTCCGCCAGAATACATCCCGTAACCGATATCAGTTTATGATATCCGTTGATTACCTGTTTTAA
- a CDS encoding glycosyltransferase: MDLKSLIEPILNFLEPLDWFFILYFVFVNLTYIMLVVISLIFVKKQKRYSEVFNLTGLFKSDLYAPISILAPAYNEEMNIVSSIEALLQLQYPDFEVVVINDGSTDDTLMKLIEHFELYSVPIPDHLELEHKPIKSVFKSERYANLKVVDKVNGRKADALNAGINISSKDLICSIDADSILDPTALRKMLKAFVEDENVIAAGGIVRIANGCKVEDYIVKEVGLPKKYLGRIQSVEYLRSFLFGRIGWDYLKSLLIISGAFGVFDRKAVMRVGGYLHDTVGEDMELVVRLHRYFKTRNRTYSIRFLPEPVCWTEVPNEWPVLGRQRNRWQRGLAETLWRHKGMLFNPKYGRLGFLAMPYFLFVELLGPIFEFVGFVYFFLTILAGNVNPVFTTLFLSSAILLGMILSISAVICEEFTYRRYPSVKDVLILTWYAFLENLGFRQIHTWWRFTGLVDFLKGDKEWGEMIRSGLESKKEDKNPKRKPSDMLKQFKLAGYWSVLILIPMLLVLLILSLLIDLSLIPDLFNYLPDRS; the protein is encoded by the coding sequence ATGGACCTGAAGTCATTGATAGAGCCTATATTGAATTTTCTGGAACCCCTGGATTGGTTTTTCATTCTCTACTTTGTGTTCGTAAACCTCACCTACATCATGCTGGTGGTGATATCGCTGATCTTTGTTAAAAAACAAAAGCGATACAGTGAGGTGTTTAACCTTACGGGTCTGTTTAAATCGGATCTCTATGCCCCGATTAGCATATTGGCACCTGCCTATAATGAAGAGATGAACATTGTCTCCTCCATAGAAGCTTTACTCCAGCTTCAGTATCCCGATTTTGAAGTAGTGGTCATAAATGATGGCAGTACCGATGATACACTTATGAAGCTCATTGAACATTTTGAGCTTTATTCGGTGCCAATCCCGGATCATCTGGAACTGGAGCATAAACCCATCAAATCGGTGTTTAAGTCTGAACGCTACGCCAATCTGAAGGTCGTGGATAAGGTAAACGGAAGAAAAGCTGATGCACTGAATGCCGGGATCAACATTTCATCGAAGGACCTCATCTGTTCAATTGATGCCGATTCTATCCTGGATCCAACAGCATTGCGGAAAATGCTTAAAGCCTTTGTAGAAGACGAAAATGTGATAGCAGCGGGGGGGATAGTTCGTATCGCTAATGGTTGTAAGGTGGAAGATTATATCGTCAAAGAGGTAGGTTTACCCAAAAAGTACCTGGGCAGAATACAGTCGGTGGAATATCTGAGATCTTTTCTTTTCGGAAGAATTGGATGGGATTATTTAAAGAGCCTTTTGATCATCTCCGGGGCTTTTGGGGTGTTTGACCGAAAGGCAGTCATGAGGGTCGGGGGCTATCTGCATGATACCGTAGGGGAAGATATGGAACTGGTAGTGAGACTTCACCGCTATTTTAAAACACGAAACCGGACCTATAGTATCAGGTTTTTGCCTGAACCTGTGTGCTGGACCGAAGTGCCTAATGAGTGGCCGGTGCTCGGACGTCAGCGCAACCGGTGGCAACGGGGTCTTGCTGAAACCCTATGGCGCCATAAAGGGATGCTTTTTAACCCAAAATATGGAAGGCTGGGCTTTCTGGCCATGCCCTACTTTCTTTTTGTGGAATTGCTCGGGCCTATTTTTGAATTTGTCGGCTTTGTTTATTTCTTTCTGACTATTCTTGCCGGTAATGTTAACCCGGTATTTACCACTTTGTTTCTTAGCAGTGCGATCCTGTTGGGCATGATCCTTTCTATATCAGCCGTGATCTGTGAAGAATTCACCTATCGCAGATACCCCTCAGTCAAAGACGTTCTCATCCTGACCTGGTATGCTTTTCTGGAGAATCTTGGATTCAGACAGATCCATACCTGGTGGCGCTTTACCGGTCTTGTTGACTTCCTGAAAGGAGATAAAGAATGGGGTGAAATGATCCGTTCGGGGCTGGAATCAAAAAAGGAGGATAAAAACCCTAAAAGAAAACCTTCTGATATGCTAAAGCAGTTTAAGCTGGCAGGGTACTGGTCGGTGTTGATACTTATCCCAATGCTACTGGTACTGCTTATACTTTCTTTGCTGATCGACCTGTCTTTAATTCCGGATCTATTTAATTATCTGCCGGATAGGAGTTAA